The following is a genomic window from Mycoplasma bradburyae.
TTTAATTGCTATTTATTAATTCAGCTAACAAATTCAATCTATCTGTTAGTTGATTATAGCTATTTTATTCGGATTTTAATAGTGAAAAAGGAGGTGAAAATTTGAAAAATTTTAATTAAAAATATATGCAATATAATATTATTATCTATATATTTTTAAAAAATAACACATTTTTTTCAAAAAAAACAAAAAATTTTTATTTTCGTAGAAATTTTTAATTAAAAGCATCAGTTTTTAGAAATATTTTTGATGCAACCAAAGACAACTTCAAATAGAAAATGAAAGTTTATTCATTGAAACGTTGCTATTATCAAATAATAAATAATTCAATATAGATTGAAATTTCTCTTATAAGATTGAATAAATTCAAAACTAGGTGAGGATCGATTAATAATAAAAATTATTTTAGAAGCCGATAATTGTAAATGTGTATTTGACAAATTGAAAGTTTGCTAAAAATTTTTGTTACCAAAATATCTTGAATTTTGAATAACTAGATATAGTTAAATTTATTAAAATTAGTATGATACTTATTTTTAATTAAAAATAAAAATATAGAAAATTACTAAGGAAAGTAGTGTAAATCCTGTTAAATAAAATTTCAATTTAAACAATCTTATATTTCTGCGTATGATCCTTTTGAATTAAACAAGAATTAATATGAATTTATCTATGAAATTTTTATGTAAGGTAGTTAATAATAATACAAAAAAATCTTAATTAAATATTAGGGAGTAAATGATGACTAATAAGAAAAGTTTATTTAACGAAAAGACTAGAGTGCAATTGCCTGCAATTGTACATTTAACTAGGTTAGGATATCAATATATTGGAAAAATTACCGAAGAAATGAAGGGTGATTTTTATGATCCTGAAACTAATATATTAATAAAGATTTTTAAAGAACAATTTACTAAACTAAATCCAAATCATGTAGATAAATTTGAAGAAATTATAAGAGATATAAAAGTTGATTTAAACAATGATGATTTAGGTAAAAGTTTTTATAAAAAACTTATTTCGGTATCACCTTACAAATTTATAGATTTTGAAAATATAGATAACAACACCTTTCATGTTACAGGGGAATTTTCTTGCAAAAATGGTGATGATGAATTCAGACCAGACATCACACTTTTTATAAATGGATTGCCATTAGTTTTTATAGAAGTTAAACAACCTAATAACAATGGTGGTATGTTAGAAGAAAGTAAGAGGATGGCTAAAAGTAGATTTCCTAATAATAAATTTAGAAGATTCATAAACATAACTCAATTGATGATATTTTCTAACAACATGGAATATGACAAAAAAGGCGGAATTATTCCTATTGAAGGTGTGTTTTATTGTACAGCTTCTAAAAAAGAAGCCTTGTTTAACTGTTTCAGGGAAGAAAATCCTAAAAATGAAGATATAGCTCCTTATATAAAAAACTATCAATACAAAGTTTTAGATAGAGATATAGAAAGAAAAATATTATCAGATTTTAATTGTCAAGTTATACATACAACCCCTGAGTATCAAACTAATATAAATATAAACACACCAACCAATAGAACATTAACTTCTATGTGTTCTAAAGAACGTTTATTATTTATTATTAAGTATGGAATAGCTTATGTAAATGATCAAAAAGAGGTTGATGGAAAAATAAACTTTATTGAGCAAAAACATATAATGCGATATCAACAATTATTTGCTGCGTTATCAATAATTGAGAAACTTAATGAAGGGGTAAGATCAGGCATTATTTGACATACTCAAGGAAGCGGAAAAACAGCTCTTTCTTATTATTTAAATTCAATACTAAAAGATTACTATGCTAAGAAAAATATAGTTGCCAAATTTTATTTCATAGTAGATCGAATAGATTTACTAGAACAAGCGACTCAAGAATTCGAGGCGAGAGGTTGTTATGTGAAAAAGATTAACTCAAAATATGAGTTAATGAAACAATTTAGAAATAACCAATCCCTCGAAGGTAGTTCTGGTCAAAATGAAATAAGTGTAGTAAACATACAAAAATTTGCAGAAGATAAAGATAAAATTGAATTAAATGATTATGGAACTAATCTTCAAAGAATTTTTATAATTGATGAAGCACACAGAGGGTATAATCCTAAAGGTTGTTTCTTAGCAAATCTTTTTAATTCTGATAAAAACTCCATTAAAATTGCTTTAACAGGTACGCCATTACTAGCTGAAGAACGTTCTTCTTGAAAAATATTTGGTAACTACATACATACTTATTATTACGATAAATCGATTCAAGATGGATACACCGTTAAAATAATAAGAGAAGATATAAAAACTTCATATAAGGAAAAACTTAATAAGATATACGATGAATTAAAGTGTATTCTTAAAAATAACAAATTAGGTAAAGATAGCATAGTAGAACATGAGAATTATGTAAAAGAATTAATTAAATACATAATATCTGATCTTAAAGAATTTAGAACTATTAGAAATGACAATACCTTAGGTGGTATGGTTATATGTCGTTCAAGTGAACAAGCTAAAAAATTTGCTAGCTTGTTCAATGAAGTTCAGAATGAAGTTAATAATTCATTATCAAATGAAAAAGATAAAAGCTATTTTAAGATAGGGTTAATTCTTCATGATGTTGATGATAAAGAAGCAAGAAAAAGAATGATACTAGACTATAAGAAAAATATGTCTATTGATATTCTTGTTGTTTTCAATATGTTATTAACAGGGTTTGATGCTCCTAGATTAAAACGGTTATATTTTGGTCGAAAGTTACAAGATCATAATTTATTGCAAGCTATAACTAGAGTAAATAGACCATATAAAAATAATAGATATGGATATTTAATTGACTTTGCTGATATTAAAAAGAATTTTAACCAAACAAATGAGGCATATCTTAAAGAGTTAAACCGATTTAATGTTGGTAATCAAATAGGTATAGATGCCAATAACACCTTATCTAATATAATAGAAGATCCTGAAGTTCTGATTGAAAACTTAAAAGAAGCTAAGCAAGCGTTATTTGAATTTACAATTGACAATCTTGAAGTTTTTAACAAAGAAATTTCCGAAATAAAAGATAAGAAAAATCTCTTAAGACTTAAATACGCTCTAGAATCTGCTAAGGATTCATTTAATATAATTACAACATTTGGTGATGATGAATTAAAAAATCGTATTCAAAATTTACAAATTGATAAGTTGCCTCAAATGCTCTCTGTCACTCAAAAACGCATTAATATAATTAATCAAAAAGACATGATTTTATCAGATGATTATAATCAACAAACTATTAATGCTGCTATGGCAGAAATAGATTTTAGTTTTGAAAAGATTGGTGAGGAAGAATTATCTTTAATTTCTGGTGATAATGAATTAAAAACTAAATGAGAAGAAATGATTAAAAAGTTTGGTGAGTATATCGATCCAGAAGATCCTGAATACTTAAAATTAAAAAATATGTTTTTTCAAAAAATGAAGGATGATGGTTTTGCTATTAGTTCTTTTGATGAATTCAATGATAAAAAAGAATTTATAGATGAAATAATAAATTCTCTTAAGGAACTTAAACGAAAAGATGATGTTCTATTAAAGAAATATAATGGCGATGAAAAATATATGAGAATTCATAAGAGAATAAAAGAAGAAAATATTAATAAAGAAAAGGAAAAATCTAATCCAATTATTTCTAATCAAGATGAGGAAATTGTAAATACATTAAACGTAATAAAAACAAATGTAGATAATAAAGTTTATGATAGATACGATATTCTAAAAAAAGAAGCTTACTTTAAACAAGAAATTAAGAAAAATATTACAATTGCGCTTAAAGAATTAAATGTAAGAAATGAAAGAAAAGACAGAGACTTTATACTATCTATAATTAAGGAAGAATATTTATCACAGTATAATAATATGTTTAATTAGGAAAATATTATGAACGAGAATATTAGACAAAAAACAATAAATTTAATTGATGAATTAAAAAGCACTTGTCAAACATATGGACTTGGAAATGACGGTAATGAATACAAAATTATTACCCAAGTTTTCTTGTACAAGTTTTTAAATGACAAATTCAGTTCTGAAATCAAGAAAATTAGAAATGATTTTAAGGAATTAGAAAAATGAGAAGATTCATACGCTAAATTAAGTGAAGACGAAGTCTTGGATATATTTGACGAATTATCTCCTGACATTCCAAGATTAAGACCTGAACATTTAATTACCTTTTTATGGAACAATCAAACAAAAGGAAATTTTGCCAATCTTTTTGATGAAACAATGATTAAGATTGCAAATGAAAATATCGATATTTTCTCAACGGAAACTACAGAAAAAACAAGAATACCTATATTTGAAAAATTGACTGTTTATGTAACTGATGAAGCTAAAAGAGATTCTTTTGCAAGAGCACTAGTAGATAAATTAGTTAACTTTTCATTTGAAGAAACATTCCAAGAACATTACGATTTTTTTGCAACAATATTCGAATATTTACTTAAAGATTACAACACTGCAGGTGGTGGTAAATATGCTGAATATTACACTCCTCATGGAATTGCTACGATAATGGCTAAATTATTAGTAGATGATAATGAAGATTTACGTAATATTGAAATCTATGACCCTAGTTCAGGTACAGGTACATTATTAATGGCGCTAAGTCATAGAATAGGTCAAGACAAATGTACTATCTTTGCTCAAGATATATCACAAAGAAGTAATAAGATGCTTAAACTAAACTTAATTTTAAATGGTTTAGTTTCTTCTCTTGAACATGCAATACAAGGTGATACTTTAACAAGTCCTTATCATAAAAGTGATAATAACCAGTCGTTAAGACAATTTGATTATGTAGTATCAAACCCTCCATTTAAAATGGATTTCTCTGATACTAGAGATAAAATTGCTAATATGCAAGAAAGATTCTGAGCTGGTGTTCCTAAACTTCCTACTAAAAAGAAGGGAAGCATGGCTATATACACTTTATTCATACAGCATGTTATCAATTCGATAAAAGACAATGGTAAAGGAGCAATTGTTGTTCCAACAGGATTTATTACTTCTAAATCAGGTATCGAAGGTAATGTATTACGTTATATAGTTGATAACAAATATGTATCTGGTGTTATTAGTATGCCTTCAAACGTTTTTGCTAACACAGGTACTAATGTTTCTGTAATCTTTTTTGATAAATCAAAAAAACACAATGATGTTATTTTAATCGATGCATCTAAGCTTGGTGAAGATTATAAAGAAGATAATAATCAAAAAAAACGATTAAGACCTGATGAAATTGAGAAAATTATTACAACATTCAGAGAAAGAAAAACGGTTGAAGATTTTTCTGTTTTAGTTTCTTATGATGAAATTAAAGAAAAGAATTATTCATTATCAGCAGGTCATTATTTTGACATCAAGATTGAATACGTAGAAATTTCTCAAGAAGAATTTGATGAAAAGATGTCAGAATACAAAAAAGAATTAGAGAAATTGTTTAAAGAAAGTGATAACTTGCAAAAAGAAATAATAACCCAATTATCTAAGGTTAAGTTTAATGATGAAGAAGAATAAATATTCAAAGATTTCTGATTTTGCGAGTATTAAGAATGGAAAAATTACGTTTGTAATAGCGTAATCGATGACGAATATCCTTTTTTTGATAAATCAAAAAATATTAAATATAGCAATAAATATTTGTTAGATGAAGAGATTATTATAATTCCGAGTGATGGTAGAGAATTTATTCCAAAATACTATAAAGAGGAATTCGATTTACATCAAAAATGTCATGAATTATACAAATTTAGGAATATTGATCCTAAATACCTTTATTACTACATTTTAGCTAACAATTCTGCGTTAAATAAAAAGCTAGCGGTTCAACAGTTGCATCGTTAAGAAAGGGTGATATAGCAAACTTTTCTTTGTTATTACCTAACTTAAAAAAATAAAATTTAATTTCAAATATTATATTTAAGATTGATTGAAAAAATAGATATCAATAATAAGATGAACGATAATAATTTATTTATTAATTTCTTAATCAATCGTTGCTTGACCGCTCATTAATAGCGGTAATAGCAAATCACGAAGTTTGATTAATTTTTCGTTTTCATTATCATTTCGTGTTATCAGCTTTCTATTTTTTGTAGCAAATTCTTCGAAAATATTTAATTTTTTTAAATCTGGAACATAAACATTATAAGCATTTAAGTTTCTTCGAACAAGTTGTTTTTGAATTGTCCCTGTTTGTAAGTATGAAGCATTAATTTTTTTCAAATGCTGAAATAAATATTCTTTATATTGAAAATTTGGTTTCAATTTTATAACCATTAGAGTACCATTTATTCATGAAAAAGCATCTGTAATTTTCGGGATTCCGCAAGTTCCTACGCTTGATAAAACTAATTCTTGATCCTTGTGATTGTAATCATTATAATAACCTAATACGCTGTTAGTACCATAAACTTTATAT
Proteins encoded in this region:
- a CDS encoding HsdR family type I site-specific deoxyribonuclease — translated: MTNKKSLFNEKTRVQLPAIVHLTRLGYQYIGKITEEMKGDFYDPETNILIKIFKEQFTKLNPNHVDKFEEIIRDIKVDLNNDDLGKSFYKKLISVSPYKFIDFENIDNNTFHVTGEFSCKNGDDEFRPDITLFINGLPLVFIEVKQPNNNGGMLEESKRMAKSRFPNNKFRRFINITQLMIFSNNMEYDKKGGIIPIEGVFYCTASKKEALFNCFREENPKNEDIAPYIKNYQYKVLDRDIERKILSDFNCQVIHTTPEYQTNININTPTNRTLTSMCSKERLLFIIKYGIAYVNDQKEVDGKINFIEQKHIMRYQQLFAALSIIEKLNEGVRSGIIWHTQGSGKTALSYYLNSILKDYYAKKNIVAKFYFIVDRIDLLEQATQEFEARGCYVKKINSKYELMKQFRNNQSLEGSSGQNEISVVNIQKFAEDKDKIELNDYGTNLQRIFIIDEAHRGYNPKGCFLANLFNSDKNSIKIALTGTPLLAEERSSWKIFGNYIHTYYYDKSIQDGYTVKIIREDIKTSYKEKLNKIYDELKCILKNNKLGKDSIVEHENYVKELIKYIISDLKEFRTIRNDNTLGGMVICRSSEQAKKFASLFNEVQNEVNNSLSNEKDKSYFKIGLILHDVDDKEARKRMILDYKKNMSIDILVVFNMLLTGFDAPRLKRLYFGRKLQDHNLLQAITRVNRPYKNNRYGYLIDFADIKKNFNQTNEAYLKELNRFNVGNQIGIDANNTLSNIIEDPEVLIENLKEAKQALFEFTIDNLEVFNKEISEIKDKKNLLRLKYALESAKDSFNIITTFGDDELKNRIQNLQIDKLPQMLSVTQKRINIINQKDMILSDDYNQQTINAAMAEIDFSFEKIGEEELSLISGDNELKTKWEEMIKKFGEYIDPEDPEYLKLKNMFFQKMKDDGFAISSFDEFNDKKEFIDEIINSLKELKRKDDVLLKKYNGDEKYMRIHKRIKEENINKEKEKSNPIISNQDEEIVNTLNVIKTNVDNKVYDRYDILKKEAYFKQEIKKNITIALKELNVRNERKDRDFILSIIKEEYLSQYNNMFN
- a CDS encoding HsdM family class I SAM-dependent methyltransferase; protein product: MNENIRQKTINLIDELKSTCQTYGLGNDGNEYKIITQVFLYKFLNDKFSSEIKKIRNDFKELEKWEDSYAKLSEDEVLDIFDELSPDIPRLRPEHLITFLWNNQTKGNFANLFDETMIKIANENIDIFSTETTEKTRIPIFEKLTVYVTDEAKRDSFARALVDKLVNFSFEETFQEHYDFFATIFEYLLKDYNTAGGGKYAEYYTPHGIATIMAKLLVDDNEDLRNIEIYDPSSGTGTLLMALSHRIGQDKCTIFAQDISQRSNKMLKLNLILNGLVSSLEHAIQGDTLTSPYHKSDNNQSLRQFDYVVSNPPFKMDFSDTRDKIANMQERFWAGVPKLPTKKKGSMAIYTLFIQHVINSIKDNGKGAIVVPTGFITSKSGIEGNVLRYIVDNKYVSGVISMPSNVFANTGTNVSVIFFDKSKKHNDVILIDASKLGEDYKEDNNQKKRLRPDEIEKIITTFRERKTVEDFSVLVSYDEIKEKNYSLSAGHYFDIKIEYVEISQEEFDEKMSEYKKELEKLFKESDNLQKEIITQLSKVKFNDEEE
- a CDS encoding restriction endonuclease subunit S domain-containing protein, encoding MLDEEIIIIPSDGREFIPKYYKEEFDLHQKCHELYKFRNIDPKYLYYYILANNSALNKKLAVQQLHR